GAGCTACTGTTCGCGCTGAACACCTTGAATTACAAGGCCTGCAGCCACGCCCAGCGACCCGCTCCGAAAGACGAAGCGCACCGAATGCCGCGCATTGTAGCCGCAAGCCGTAGGACTGGCACCTAACCGATTTGCCGGGCGGAGCGTCGAATCAGCCCGATCACCGGCAACAGGCCGACCAGCACCAGTGTCAACGCGGGCAAAGAGGCCCTTGCCCATTCGCCTTCACTGGTCATTTCAAAGATGCGCACGGCCAGCGTGTCCCAGCCGAACGGGCGCATCAGCAGGGTCGCGGGCATTTCCTTGAGCACATCGACAAACACCAGCAGTGCCGCACTCAAGGTCCCCGGCAGCAACAACGGCAGATACACTTTGCAAAACAGTCGCGGGCCACTGACGCCAAGACTGCGTGCTGCTTCCGGCAGGGAGGGCCGGATGCGCGCCAGGCTGTTTTCCAACGGCCCATAGGCCACCGCCAGGAAACGCACCAGATACGCCAGCACCAACGCCGACAGGCTGCCCAACAGCAATGGCTTGCCCGCGCCGCCGAGCCAGCCGGACAGCGGCACCACCAGTTCACGGTCCAAATAGCTGAACGCCAACATGATCGACACCGCCAACACCGAACCCGGCAAGGCATAACCGACATTGGCCAGGCTGATGCCGGAGCGGATCGCCCGCGTCGGCGCCAGCCGGTTGGCGAAGGCCAGCACCAGCGCCACGCTGACTGTGATCAGGGCAGCGATCCCGCCCAGATAAAGCGTGTGAACAATCAGGCCGGAGTAGCGTTCATCCAGATCGAAGCGACCGCGCTGCCAGAACCAGGCAACCAGTTGCAGCATCGGGATCACAAAGGCACAGGCGAACACCAGCCCACACCAACTACTCGCCGCTGCCGCCTTGAACCCGCGTAGGTGATACAGCGCCTTGCCCCGTGGCCGCTCGTTGCTCGGTCGGCTGGCGCCCCGTGCTCGCCGCTCGCCATACAGCACCAGCATCACCACCAACAGCAACAAGCTGGCCAACTGGGCGGCGCTGGACAGGCTGAAAAAGCCGTACCAGGTCTTGTAGATGGCGGTGGTGAAGGTATCGAAGTTGAACACCGAGACCGCACCAAAATCCGCCAGGGTCTCCATCAATGCCAATGCCACCCCGGCGCCAATCGCCGGCCGCGCCATGGGCAGGGCCACATGCCAGAACGCGCGCCACGGCGATTGCCCCAACACCCGCGCCGCTTCCATCAGGCCTTTGCCCTGGGCCAGGAATGCGCTGCGCGCCAGCAGATAAACGTAGGGATAGAACACCAGCACCAACACGATGATCACACCGCTGGTGGAACGCACCCGAGGCAGCCTCAAGCCACTGCCAAACCATTCGCGCAGCAGGGTTTGCACCGGGCCGGAGAAATCCAGCAAGCCGACAAATACAAAAGCCAGAACGTAGGCCGGAATGGCGAACGGCAGCATCAACGCCCAATCGAGCCAGCGCCGGCCGGGGAACTCGCAGAGGCTGGTCAGCCAGGCCAGGCTCACGCCCAGCAGGGTCACGCCGACGCCGACACCCAACACCAGGGTCAGGGTGTTGCCCAGCAGGCGCGGCATCTGGGTTTCCCAGAGGTGGGACCAGATTTGTGCATCGATGCTTTGCCAGGACAGCAACAGCACGCTCAGCGGCAGCAGCACCAGGGCAGCGACGGTGAAGACCGGCAGGTACCAGCGGCGTTGGGCGGGGTAGGCCAATGAGAAACTCTCAGAATAATAAAGATTTTCAAGGCGCCGCTAACCAATGTGGGAGCGGGCTTGCTCGCGAATGCAGTGTATCAGCCACACATGTATCGACTGACACGACGCTTTCGCGAGCAAGCCCGCTCCCACATTTCGATCTGCGGCGTTTTAAAAATTTAGTTCCAGCCAGCCCGATCCATCAACCGAATCGCCTCAGCCTGGCGCTTGCCCGCCACTTCCACCGGCAAGGTGTCCGCCACGAACTTGCCCCAGCTCGCGACTTCCGCCGACGGCGGTACGGCCGGGTTGGCCGGGAATTCCTGGTTCACGTCGGCAAAGATCTTCTGCGCCTCAGGCGTGGTCATCCACTCCACCAGTGCCTTGGCGGCTTCCGGGTGCGGAGCGTGTTGGGTCAGGCCGATGCCCGACAGGTTCACGTGCACGCCACGGTCGCCCTGGTTCGGCCAGAACAGTTTTACCGCCAGGTCCGGCTTCTGTTTGTGCAGGCGGCCATAGTAGTAGGTGTTGACGATGCCCACGTCGCACTGCCCGGCATTGATGGCCTCCAGCACGGCGATGTCGTCGGAGAACACGTCGGTGGACAGGTTGTTCACCCAGCCCTTGACGATTTCTTCGGTCTTGGCGGCGCCGTGGGTTTCGATCAGGGTGGCGGTCAGCGACTGGTTGTAGACCTTTTTCGCCGTGCGCAGGCACAGGCGGCCTTCCCACTGTTTGTCGGCCAGGGCTTCGTAGGTGGTGAGGTCGCCCGGTTTTACCCGGTCGGTGGAATAGGCGATGGTCCGCGCGCGCAGGCTCAAGCCGGTCCAGGTGTGTTTGGACGAGCGGTATTGCAGAGGGATGTTCTTGTCGATCACCGGGGAAGTGAACGGTTGCAGGATGCCCATTTGCTCAGCCTGCCAGAGGTTGCCGGCATCTACGGTGAGCAGCAGGTCGGCGGTGGCGTTTTCGCCCTCGGCCTTGATGCGCTGCATCAGCGGGGCTTCCTTGTCGGTGATGAATTTCACCTGCACGCCGGTTTTCTTTGTGTAGGCGTCGAACACTGGCTTGATCAGTTCGTCGATGCGCGAGGAGTAGACCACCACTTCGTCGGCGGCCTGCACGGTGGTGCTGCCGATCAGGGTGAGTGCCAGGGCAGTCAGGAGGCGCTTGGGTGCCAACATGGGTGCGGTCTCTCATTTGCAAAAAGAGGGCAAATGATAAGGACTCACATTTGGTAGCGCTTGGTGGAGGCGTTACCAGATGTTGCACGACTGTTTCAGGGCTGGGCCAGCTCCGGCAGATCCCCGCTCAGACCCAGCGCCTGGCGCACAAAGACGGCCTTGGCCTCGGGCATCTGGTCGACCATTTTCAAACCGGCGTTGCGCAACCAGCGCAGCGGCAGTTGATCGGCCTGGAACAGTCGCTCAAAACCCTCCATCGCCGCCATCAACGCCAGGTTGTGCGGCATGCGTCGACGCTCGTAGCGGCTCAGCACCTTTACATCCGCCAGGCGCTCGCCGCGCTCGGTTGCCGACAACAAGACTTCAGCCAGTGTCGCCGCATCCAGGAACCCCAGGTTCACGCCCTGCCCCGCCAAGGGGTGGATCACGTGCGCCGCGTCGCCAATCAACGCGAGGCCTTCGGCCACATAGCGCTTGGCGTGACGCTGGCGCAGTGGCACGCAGACGCGCGGATCGGCGCTAAGCACCGTGCCGAGCCGCCCTTCGAAGGCGCGCTCCAGCTCACGGCAGAAGCTTTCATCATCCAGCGCCATCAAACGCTCGGACTCGGCGGGCGTGGTCGACCAGACTATCGAACACCAATCTTCCTGCCCGTCCCGCACCAGCGGCAAGAACGCCAATGGGCCGGTGTCGGTAAAGCGTTGCCACGCGGTGCGCTGGTGCGGCTGGCTGCTGCGTACGCTGGTGACGATGGCGTTATGCAGGTAATCCCATTCGCGGGTCGCGGTGCCGGTCAGGCGGCGCACGGCGGAATTGGCGCCATCGGCAGCCACCACCAACGGCGCACGCAACGTGCGGCCGTCGGCCAGGGTCAGCAGCCAGTCATCGCCGGAGCGGCGCATCTGTTCCAGGCGTGCATTGGCCAGCAGGCCCAGGTCGCAGTCGTGCAGGCGGTCGAGCAGTGCATCCTGCACCACGCGGTTCTCGACGATATGCCCGAGCACTTCGGCATGCACACTGGCGGCGGAAAAATGGATCTGCCCGGTGCCGCTGCCGTCCCACACTTGCATCTCGCCATAAGGGCTGGCACGGCGCGAGACGATGCCGTCCCACACGCCCAGGCGTTCAAGGATGCGCTGGCTGGCGGCCGACAAGGCGCTCACGCGCGGCTCGAATGCGGCCTCGCGGTCGAACGGCTTGACGCTCAGCGGGCTGCCGTCGAGCAGCAGCACCTGCAGGCCACTGCCCTGCAACGCCAGCGCCAGGGCGCTTCCGACCATTCCGGCCCCGACAATCAGCACATCTGCGCGCATGTCCATGCTTTAAGCCTGTCTCGCTGGCGGCTTGCGCCGCACGTAAAGGGTTTTGTCAACTCGCGCCACCAGGGTGCCGGAGCCGTCATGAATCTGGACCTTGAGGTGGGGCAGGTACTTCTCGCCCCCTTCGGTCTGCCGTCGAATCTCATCGAGCAAGGCATCATCGATGGAAAACTCGGCATACACCGGGCCTTTGCCCGGCGAAATGAAATCGATACTCGCCGCCTTGTCCCACACGATGTAGTCGCGGCCCAGGTTCTCCATCAACAGCAGCATGTAGAACGGGTCGACCATCGAATACAGGCTGCCGCCAAACTGCGTACCGACGTAATTGCGGTTGTACCAGCCCAGGCCCATGCGCACTTTGACATGCCGGAAGTCCGCGCTCAGTTCTTGCACCCGTACGCCCGCGCCGAGGTACGGCGGATACAGGCTCAGGAACCAGCGCAATAACCGCGCCTTGCCCAGGCGCTCAATCAACCAGTTACGCATCGGGACGGGTACCCAGGCCCATGGCCTGACGGGCGAACCAGCGCTTGGCCGGCGGCAGCAAGTCCAGGCCCAGCAGGCCCATGTTGCGGCCCAGGGCGACCAGCGGTTGGGCGCTGCCGAACAGGCGCGTGACCTGGTCGGAGAAGCCCACGGTGAGTTTCTGGTCCAGGCGCTGACGCTCGCGATAGCCTTGCAAGGTCGCCAGGTCACCTGGCACTTGCGGTCCGGCCAGCAAGGCCTCGGCCAGCGCATTCGCATCACGCAGGGACAGGTTGAAGCCCTGCCCCGCAATCGGGTGCAGGCTGTGGGCCGCGTTGCCGAGGATCGCCAGGTGCGAGCGCACTTGCTCCTCGGCTTCCACCAATGTCAGCGGGTACAGATGACGGGCGCCGACTTGCTTCAGCGTGCCCAGGCGGTAGCCGAACACGCCCTGCAACTCGCTCAAAAAGCTGCGCTCGTCGAGATTGGCCAGGCGCTGCGCGTCCATGCCGATGCGCGTCCACACCAGTGCGCAGCGG
The genomic region above belongs to Pseudomonas azotoformans and contains:
- a CDS encoding ABC transporter permease, producing the protein MAYPAQRRWYLPVFTVAALVLLPLSVLLLSWQSIDAQIWSHLWETQMPRLLGNTLTLVLGVGVGVTLLGVSLAWLTSLCEFPGRRWLDWALMLPFAIPAYVLAFVFVGLLDFSGPVQTLLREWFGSGLRLPRVRSTSGVIIVLVLVFYPYVYLLARSAFLAQGKGLMEAARVLGQSPWRAFWHVALPMARPAIGAGVALALMETLADFGAVSVFNFDTFTTAIYKTWYGFFSLSSAAQLASLLLLVVMLVLYGERRARGASRPSNERPRGKALYHLRGFKAAAASSWCGLVFACAFVIPMLQLVAWFWQRGRFDLDERYSGLIVHTLYLGGIAALITVSVALVLAFANRLAPTRAIRSGISLANVGYALPGSVLAVSIMLAFSYLDRELVVPLSGWLGGAGKPLLLGSLSALVLAYLVRFLAVAYGPLENSLARIRPSLPEAARSLGVSGPRLFCKVYLPLLLPGTLSAALLVFVDVLKEMPATLLMRPFGWDTLAVRIFEMTSEGEWARASLPALTLVLVGLLPVIGLIRRSARQIG
- a CDS encoding extracellular solute-binding protein → MLAPKRLLTALALTLIGSTTVQAADEVVVYSSRIDELIKPVFDAYTKKTGVQVKFITDKEAPLMQRIKAEGENATADLLLTVDAGNLWQAEQMGILQPFTSPVIDKNIPLQYRSSKHTWTGLSLRARTIAYSTDRVKPGDLTTYEALADKQWEGRLCLRTAKKVYNQSLTATLIETHGAAKTEEIVKGWVNNLSTDVFSDDIAVLEAINAGQCDVGIVNTYYYGRLHKQKPDLAVKLFWPNQGDRGVHVNLSGIGLTQHAPHPEAAKALVEWMTTPEAQKIFADVNQEFPANPAVPPSAEVASWGKFVADTLPVEVAGKRQAEAIRLMDRAGWN
- a CDS encoding 2-octaprenyl-3-methyl-6-methoxy-1,4-benzoquinol hydroxylase — protein: MRADVLIVGAGMVGSALALALQGSGLQVLLLDGSPLSVKPFDREAAFEPRVSALSAASQRILERLGVWDGIVSRRASPYGEMQVWDGSGTGQIHFSAASVHAEVLGHIVENRVVQDALLDRLHDCDLGLLANARLEQMRRSGDDWLLTLADGRTLRAPLVVAADGANSAVRRLTGTATREWDYLHNAIVTSVRSSQPHQRTAWQRFTDTGPLAFLPLVRDGQEDWCSIVWSTTPAESERLMALDDESFCRELERAFEGRLGTVLSADPRVCVPLRQRHAKRYVAEGLALIGDAAHVIHPLAGQGVNLGFLDAATLAEVLLSATERGERLADVKVLSRYERRRMPHNLALMAAMEGFERLFQADQLPLRWLRNAGLKMVDQMPEAKAVFVRQALGLSGDLPELAQP
- a CDS encoding DUF4442 domain-containing protein, whose product is MRNWLIERLGKARLLRWFLSLYPPYLGAGVRVQELSADFRHVKVRMGLGWYNRNYVGTQFGGSLYSMVDPFYMLLLMENLGRDYIVWDKAASIDFISPGKGPVYAEFSIDDALLDEIRRQTEGGEKYLPHLKVQIHDGSGTLVARVDKTLYVRRKPPARQA